The Fodinibius salicampi DNA window TGTTTTAGCAGGCTATGCGGGAGGAGAAATTGAAGATCCAACATACCGGCAGGTTTCGTCTGGTACTACCAAGCATGCGGAGGTAACTCGTATTGTTTTTGATCCCTCTGTTGTAACATACGAACAGTTGTTGGAGGTCTTTTGGCATACACACAACCCCACAACTAAAAATCGACAGGGGGCAGATGTCGGGCCCCAATACAGATCCGTCATTTTTTATCATAATGAGGAGCAAAAACAAATAGCACATAAATCCATGGAGAAAACGGATGCTTCCGACTTGTGGTCCGATCCCATTGTAACGGAGATTGAACCCATCAAAAACTATTCAAAAGCAGAGAATTACCACCAAAACTATTACGAAAACAATCCCAATGCCGGTTATTGCACGGTTGTAATTGCCCCTAAACTTAAGAAATTCAGAAAAGAATTCTCGCATCTGCTAAAGGATAAATAATAGCTTAAAGATTATATAGCAATAGCATAATAGTATCACTTTTCTAT harbors:
- the msrA gene encoding peptide-methionine (S)-S-oxide reductase MsrA, with protein sequence MQQDNMSDQPNTEQATFGAGCFWCVEAIFEEVKGVKSVLAGYAGGEIEDPTYRQVSSGTTKHAEVTRIVFDPSVVTYEQLLEVFWHTHNPTTKNRQGADVGPQYRSVIFYHNEEQKQIAHKSMEKTDASDLWSDPIVTEIEPIKNYSKAENYHQNYYENNPNAGYCTVVIAPKLKKFRKEFSHLLKDK